GACGAGGGATTCCGCGTGGAGACCGCCGAGTCGGGCGCGTTCGACGCGGACTTCGTGGTTGCGGCGTCGTGGCCGGACGTCTCCTACCTCGACGGCTTCGACGTCGAGCGAATCGACCGCGGGTCGAAGACGATGCTGGACGTCGACGAGTTCGGGCGCACCGGCGTCGAGGGCCTGTACGCCGCGGGGCGCATCGCGAGGCAGTACCACCAGGCGGTCGTCGCGGCGGGCCACGGCGCGACGACGGGGCTGACCGTCGTGGAGGACAGCGACGAGCCGTACTACCACGACTGGGTGGCGCCCGACGGCTACTTCTCGGGGCGCGGCCGCGAGGTGCCGCCGGGCTGCGAGGAAATCGAGGAACGCGAGCGCCGGGAGCGCGAGCGCGAGAGCCTCGAACGCCTCGAAGCGCTGTCGCCGGCCGACCCGCCGACCCA
The nucleotide sequence above comes from Halobacterium litoreum. Encoded proteins:
- a CDS encoding NAD(P)/FAD-dependent oxidoreductase codes for the protein MTQRVAIVGGGPAGLTAATYTARAGLETTVFDADEPILARNAHLENVPGFPAGVNARTFLDATREQAERAGADFEEAFVERVESADEGFRVETAESGAFDADFVVAASWPDVSYLDGFDVERIDRGSKTMLDVDEFGRTGVEGLYAAGRIARQYHQAVVAAGHGATTGLTVVEDSDEPYYHDWVAPDGYFSGRGREVPPGCEEIEERERRERERESLERLEALSPADPPTQHPSVDGDDD